Proteins encoded within one genomic window of Bacteroidota bacterium:
- a CDS encoding acyltransferase — protein MACRKERYGKINIKNFYIRRTLRIWPLYFLIIALAPLLVYITNAPQPDYIPNLFFYNNFSTIHTMRWDYPFAHLWSICIEEHFYIVWPLLILFTPKKYLTALFSIVILGCCAFRFYTFQSNPEPWYTLYLHTFSRIDVLVIGALIAYLHFAKAISFSLNATIRSVLFIILFGTLIFDIVGNCFDWFLVVFKKYFYIGLFAILIFDYNLNRAIKPFRFGHKIWSYLGKVSFGIYMYGNLFFLVILGVWMPNMHTKNLYIYIILLIATSILIPIISYELYEKYFLTLKKRFTTVPTGNS, from the coding sequence ATTGCTTGCCGAAAAGAAAGATATGGAAAAATCAATATCAAGAATTTTTATATAAGACGTACTTTACGAATCTGGCCATTGTATTTTTTAATAATCGCACTTGCACCTTTACTAGTTTATATAACCAACGCCCCGCAACCTGATTATATCCCGAATCTGTTTTTCTATAATAATTTCAGCACCATACATACCATGCGTTGGGATTATCCTTTTGCTCATTTGTGGTCGATTTGTATTGAGGAGCATTTTTATATCGTTTGGCCATTGCTTATTTTGTTCACGCCCAAAAAATATTTAACAGCTTTATTCTCTATTGTCATATTGGGATGTTGTGCATTTAGGTTTTATACATTTCAATCCAATCCTGAGCCTTGGTACACACTATACCTGCACACTTTCAGCCGTATTGATGTTTTGGTGATTGGGGCTTTAATAGCGTACCTCCATTTTGCAAAGGCTATAAGTTTCAGCTTGAATGCAACTATACGTTCCGTATTATTTATCATACTATTCGGCACACTTATTTTTGATATTGTAGGCAATTGTTTTGATTGGTTTTTGGTGGTATTTAAGAAGTATTTTTACATCGGACTGTTTGCCATCCTAATTTTTGATTATAACCTGAACCGAGCCATAAAACCTTTCAGATTTGGTCATAAAATATGGAGTTATTTGGGCAAGGTTTCTTTTGGCATATATATGTATGGCAACTTGTTTTTTCTTGTTATACTTGGTGTTTGGATGCCAAACATGCACACAAAGAACTTATATATTTATATAATATTGTTGATTGCTACCAGTATTCTTATACCCATAATCAGTTATGAGTTATATGAAAAATACTTTCTCACACTAAAGAAACGTTTCACTACAGTTCCAACCGGGAATAGTTAG
- a CDS encoding triple tyrosine motif-containing protein, translating into MIFLFSIAKVILNSHMGNTQKVVIIKYRCLLPLFLLCILFLFPYHSKSQNLNFDNFSVDNGLSQNSVTHIVCDSFGLVWIATADGLNCYDGNKITVFHHNENDPNSIQNDYIYSLFVCEGQDIIIQGKEGIECFERKTGKFSMILGIPEMAQKGISGRLIGADYSNIWIFTGQSTIIEINKFNLEKKEFSSPIIKNSSIENINILNQPFKKGQLFYSDINQLFCLNTTNQKIQVVYKNSEPSNYIIDAKGSRIIILKNDSIIIKNNNGTIVSASKILGLPKLNNIKNLMVDLHDNIWIQSYTDGLHIISKNYLGNYYLKNYHLNISISRIAYGCIDMAGNIWIGTDGNGIYFLNHKKLLFENYSINQKSLMLKCFCPIAENKILVGTVSNGLFVFNTKENAIIQIDKLKNMDVFSFCKKSPTEVYMGTGKGIYIYDFKNHVVRPSGLPGADTISVAKHITINNNILYISHSTGLTLYDLKNNKLTSGFKSSSYYLCFEPDNKRYFLLTEYMGIWFFNGATLIQISPSALKDNFYSARHLYRENNSTYWFATEKGLLKFVFENEQRTKYTSFLYTIKDGLPNNFIYAVMPGINNNLWLSTNKGICEFDPNKKTSVSYDINDGLQSNEFNTGAYYSDQNGNTLFGGVTGLNFFNIHKLQKFKFNPNIFFNELSVSGKSYKYIDIPDIIEVPYTDNEIVAGFYCNDFSNPTQNKYFYQLEGQDKDWVKAQSLRQIRYAGLEPGKYILKIKTINADGLYSPEKKLTIVVRPPFWRTWWFITLSIIISLSIIIYVVQRLSNSSIKRKLKELERQREIEGIRQRISSDLHDDIGSGLSKMALISELAKSQKQNPLELQDKLSKLANNSRDMIRSLGEIVWAINPQNDKLPNLLAYMRDYASEYLETTDIVVTYHIQESQDAIPINPDFKRNIFLTLKESLHNAVKYSGASLIEIGFTLEKNHYTFWIKDNGKGIDPDTMRKFGQGLNSLKKRAENIGAIYKIESDIGKGVKISLRGTL; encoded by the coding sequence ATGATATTTTTGTTTAGTATTGCAAAGGTGATATTGAATAGCCACATGGGAAATACGCAAAAAGTAGTAATTATTAAATACCGCTGCCTTTTGCCGCTTTTTTTACTTTGCATTTTATTTCTCTTTCCCTATCATTCTAAATCTCAAAATTTAAACTTCGATAATTTTTCGGTTGATAATGGCTTAAGTCAAAATTCAGTGACCCATATTGTATGCGATAGTTTTGGACTTGTATGGATAGCTACGGCAGACGGCCTGAATTGCTACGATGGCAATAAAATTACCGTATTCCATCACAATGAAAACGACCCCAATAGCATCCAAAATGATTATATATATTCCTTATTTGTGTGCGAAGGCCAGGATATTATCATTCAAGGTAAAGAAGGAATTGAGTGCTTTGAAAGAAAAACAGGTAAATTCAGTATGATTTTGGGAATTCCAGAAATGGCACAAAAAGGTATTTCGGGAAGACTGATAGGAGCCGACTACTCGAATATATGGATTTTTACTGGGCAAAGTACTATTATAGAAATCAATAAATTCAACCTAGAAAAAAAAGAATTTTCATCCCCTATTATTAAAAACTCTTCAATAGAAAATATTAATATCCTAAATCAACCTTTCAAAAAAGGTCAGCTATTTTATTCTGATATAAATCAATTATTTTGTTTAAATACGACCAATCAAAAAATACAAGTAGTATATAAAAATTCCGAGCCTAGTAATTATATCATTGATGCCAAAGGCTCTCGAATTATTATATTGAAAAATGACAGCATTATTATAAAAAACAATAATGGTACTATTGTTTCTGCAAGCAAGATATTGGGCTTACCAAAATTAAATAATATCAAGAATTTAATGGTTGACCTCCATGATAATATATGGATTCAATCCTATACAGATGGATTGCATATTATTTCTAAAAATTATTTGGGAAATTACTATTTAAAAAATTACCATCTCAACATTTCAATAAGCAGGATCGCGTATGGATGTATTGACATGGCTGGGAATATATGGATAGGGACAGATGGGAATGGTATCTATTTTTTAAACCATAAAAAACTATTGTTTGAAAATTATTCAATCAATCAAAAATCCCTGATGCTAAAATGTTTTTGCCCCATTGCTGAAAATAAAATACTGGTGGGCACGGTTTCAAATGGGCTTTTCGTCTTTAATACAAAAGAAAACGCTATAATTCAAATTGACAAATTAAAAAATATGGATGTATTCTCTTTTTGCAAGAAAAGCCCCACAGAAGTATATATGGGAACCGGAAAAGGAATATATATATATGATTTTAAAAATCATGTGGTAAGACCCAGTGGGCTGCCTGGTGCCGATACAATTTCGGTTGCTAAACATATCACCATCAACAACAATATATTATACATTTCCCATTCAACTGGATTGACGTTATACGATTTAAAAAACAATAAACTTACTAGTGGCTTTAAGTCCTCCTCATATTATCTATGCTTTGAGCCCGACAATAAAAGATATTTTTTGCTTACAGAATATATGGGTATTTGGTTCTTTAATGGTGCAACCCTAATTCAAATTTCCCCTAGTGCATTAAAAGATAATTTCTATTCTGCTCGCCACCTTTATCGAGAAAATAATTCTACCTATTGGTTTGCAACCGAGAAAGGACTTCTAAAATTCGTATTTGAAAATGAACAAAGAACAAAATATACCTCCTTTTTATATACAATTAAAGATGGCTTGCCCAATAATTTTATATATGCGGTAATGCCCGGCATTAATAATAATTTATGGTTAAGCACAAACAAAGGTATATGCGAGTTTGACCCCAATAAAAAAACCTCGGTAAGCTATGATATCAATGACGGTTTGCAGTCGAATGAGTTCAATACGGGTGCTTACTATTCCGACCAAAACGGCAATACATTATTTGGAGGAGTAACGGGCTTAAATTTCTTTAATATACATAAATTGCAAAAATTTAAATTCAATCCAAATATATTTTTTAATGAATTATCTGTTTCTGGTAAAAGCTATAAGTATATTGATATACCCGATATTATTGAAGTGCCATATACTGACAATGAAATAGTGGCTGGGTTTTACTGCAACGATTTTTCAAACCCCACACAAAACAAATATTTTTATCAGTTAGAAGGGCAGGACAAAGATTGGGTAAAAGCCCAGAGCCTTCGCCAAATAAGGTATGCCGGACTTGAACCAGGTAAATATATATTAAAAATAAAGACAATAAATGCAGACGGATTATATAGTCCAGAAAAAAAATTAACTATTGTTGTGCGTCCTCCATTTTGGCGTACATGGTGGTTCATCACCCTAAGTATTATTATTTCATTATCAATTATTATATATGTTGTACAACGACTAAGCAATAGCAGTATCAAACGGAAACTTAAGGAACTAGAACGACAGCGGGAAATAGAAGGCATCAGACAACGCATATCGAGCGATCTTCATGATGATATAGGTTCAGGACTTTCAAAAATGGCTTTGATAAGTGAGCTTGCTAAATCGCAAAAACAAAACCCACTAGAACTGCAAGACAAATTATCAAAACTAGCCAATAATAGCCGCGACATGATTCGAAGCTTGGGCGAAATTGTATGGGCCATCAACCCTCAAAACGACAAACTTCCCAACTTATTGGCATACATGCGTGACTATGCCTCCGAATATTTGGAAACTACTGATATCGTTGTCACTTATCATATTCAAGAATCGCAAGATGCCATCCCCATCAATCCAGATTTCAAGAGAAATATATTTTTAACTTTGAAAGAATCTTTGCACAATGCTGTAAAATATTCAGGGGCAAGCCTTATCGAAATCGGATTCACGCTCGAAAAAAATCACTATACTTTTTGGATAAAAGACAATGGTAAAGGTATCGATCCTGATACAATGCGTAAATTCGGACAGGGACTAAACAGTTTGAAAAAACGGGCCGAAAACATTGGTGCCATTTACAAAATAGAAAGCGATATAGGCAAGGGCGTCAAGATTTCGCTAAGGGGAACTTTATAA